The Aeoliella mucimassa genome includes the window AGAAGTCTCGCCTGGAAACTGCCATGCTTCCGACGCAATCACAGCAGCATCGTTCGCTTTGGTGAGGTAATGCACGACCAACTCCGATTTGGCGTTGTAGGCCAACACAAGGCCGATCGCAGCGGGATCGTGGAGACGGTCCGTCGAACTTGTACCGCCTAGTGGGGAAGTGGGATCGCTCGGCGGTTGAGGACGCGCGTAGTGGCGAAGTCCCCAGACTTCCGCTACGGTATCCACCCACTTCCATTCGGGCAGCTCCATCGGGAGTGCTCGTCGAGCGTTTGGGGTTTTGGCTGCCATCCGCTTCAGTACTTCGGCTAGGTAGGCCTCGTCGGTCGCACACACAAGCAGGTTGGGTTGCGGGTGGGCCAGCAGCCGCTGCCGTCCGTCCCCTTTCTTCTTCCCATGGAAGATGGCAACGGACTTTCCAGCGATTTGCTTCTGTTGTTTCGCTTCGGTAAGGCAATGTTGAAAGGCCTCTGCGACCTCCGCCTGCAGTTTGTTGTCGAAAAACAGAAACTGGCAGCCTTCGAAATGAATCATGCCCAGTTGCAGGAAGTCGCTGTCTGGTTCCGGCAGGGGGTGAAAGTTTCGACTCCCTTCGATCGCGAAAAGGGCTGGCTTGCCGCGGAGGCTTTGCCCAAGGATGTCTTGCAGCTTGCCCTCTTTGCTCGCGGTAAACAGAAAGCTGGGCATGTCGCGATAATCGGACGTTGATTCTTCGTTCTCTGTGGTAGGGAACAACACCAACGGCCCTTTTGCGACGACAAAGGTTTCCGTGTCGGCCGAAAGCCATTCCAAGGCCGACTTCACTTCCGCCGCCATCGCTGGCTCGCTCGCATGCTTCTCAGCGCTAGCAACTGATGCAGCCCCAAACACATGGAGTGCAACCATCAGCACGAACGAGAATGCTCTCATGGCAAAGGCTCCGTTTAGCAAGCGAGTTTGCGAGGCAACACGTCGAGCAGCCCAGCATCGCAATAAACCAACTAGCGACCCGACCGCCGCACGAGCGTCAGCCCGATGGCTAGCAACGCGAGTAACCAGGCGCTTGGTTCGGGCACTGCGGAGGTGAGTGTGACGTAGCCGGTGTTGTACAACTGGCTGGTGTCCCAGGTGGTGTTCGGGTGAAGCTTGAGGTAATCGAACTCGCCATTCGGGGTGACCCCCGTCCAGTCGAACACCTGGAAGCTGGTGCCGACCAGCGAGCTGACGTCGGCCTCGTCGTCCAGTAGTAACTCGAGGGTGCCGTTGAGTCTCACTTGGATGCCTGGGGCGAAGTGCAGCGTGGAACCCCA containing:
- a CDS encoding PEP-CTERM sorting domain-containing protein gives rise to the protein MSIAPSGSLRLVFEDDEWGSTLHFAPGIQVRLNGTLELLLDDEADVSSLVGTSFQVFDWTGVTPNGEFDYLKLHPNTTWDTSQLYNTGYVTLTSAVPEPSAWLLALLAIGLTLVRRSGR